One Luteolibacter flavescens genomic region harbors:
- a CDS encoding cob(I)yrinic acid a,c-diamide adenosyltransferase, with protein sequence MSIITGRGDDGETDLLFGRRIAKTSLRIEVLGTVDELNAALGLARAAGATDEVEAIIDRVQDLLVGLMGQFACLSCDETRYASAGYAQVTEADLDWLVATAKDFEARGIVFKGWARPGVEHSMARAGMDFARTIARRAERSVLKHHEAGGEVSLLLRLFFNRLSDLLWILARAA encoded by the coding sequence ATGAGCATTATTACCGGCCGCGGCGACGATGGGGAAACCGACCTTCTCTTTGGCCGCCGCATTGCGAAGACATCCCTGCGCATCGAGGTGCTGGGCACGGTGGACGAGCTGAATGCCGCCCTCGGGCTCGCGCGCGCGGCTGGGGCGACCGATGAGGTGGAGGCGATCATTGACCGCGTGCAAGATCTCCTTGTGGGCCTCATGGGCCAATTCGCCTGCCTGTCCTGTGACGAGACCCGCTATGCCTCGGCGGGCTATGCCCAGGTCACGGAGGCGGATCTGGATTGGCTGGTCGCCACGGCGAAGGACTTCGAGGCGCGGGGGATCGTTTTCAAAGGATGGGCACGCCCCGGCGTGGAGCACTCGATGGCCCGGGCTGGCATGGACTTCGCGCGGACAATTGCCCGGCGGGCCGAGCGATCGGTGCTGAAGCACCACGAGGCGGGCGGGGAGGTGTCACTGCTCCTCAGGCTCTTCTTCAACCGTCTGTCGGATCTGCTGTGGATCCTGGCGCGGGCGGCGTGA
- a CDS encoding Smr/MutS family protein, whose product METDDEPHQIPISNELDLHTFRPSEIGELLPEYFMECQRLGIRGVRVIHGKGTGALREGVHSLLRRLPEVAEFHYPAAEGGWGATWVILKPPAPLTPPAPGSTADPTDG is encoded by the coding sequence ATGGAAACCGACGACGAGCCGCACCAGATACCGATCTCGAATGAGCTGGATCTGCACACCTTCCGCCCCTCGGAAATCGGTGAGCTGCTGCCGGAGTATTTCATGGAGTGCCAGCGGCTCGGGATCCGCGGCGTGCGGGTGATCCATGGCAAGGGCACAGGAGCCCTGCGGGAAGGCGTGCATTCCCTGCTCCGCCGGTTGCCGGAGGTCGCGGAGTTCCACTATCCCGCGGCCGAGGGCGGCTGGGGTGCCACGTGGGTGATCCTCAAGCCACCTGCACCACTCACGCCGCCCGCGCCAGGATCCACAGCAGATCCGACAGACGGTTGA
- a CDS encoding aminotransferase class I/II-fold pyridoxal phosphate-dependent enzyme: MDYSQKIARQIAGIPRSGIRDFFELVQGREGVISLGVGEPDFTTPWHIREAAIYALEKGHTSYTSNLGLPALRKAIARYVSDFFHVDYDGLTEVLVTVGVSEAIDIALRALINPGDEVIYHEPCYVSYSPSIVMAYGNAVGVHTKKSDGFSLKPEELAKVITPKSRVLMLNFPTNPTGATASREDLEGIAKLCIEHDLFVLTDEIYSELRYDANEEHVSIASLPGMKERTVLLHGFSKAFAMTGFRLGYACAPQPITEAMMKIHQYSMLCAPIMSQMAAIEALENGAPEVAKMRDAYHQRRDFLVKRLNQMGLSCHSPGGAFYVFPDIRETGLSSKEFAMRLLEEEGVAAVPGSAFGESGEGFLRCCYATGFDDLKLAMDKMERFVGRL, from the coding sequence ATGGACTATTCGCAGAAAATCGCCCGTCAGATCGCAGGCATTCCCCGCTCGGGAATCCGCGATTTCTTCGAGCTCGTCCAAGGCCGCGAGGGAGTCATCTCCCTCGGCGTTGGTGAGCCCGACTTCACGACTCCCTGGCATATTCGCGAAGCCGCCATCTACGCCTTGGAGAAGGGCCACACTTCTTACACCTCGAATCTGGGCCTGCCCGCGCTGCGCAAGGCCATCGCCCGCTACGTCTCGGATTTCTTCCACGTGGACTACGACGGTCTCACCGAGGTGCTCGTCACCGTCGGCGTTTCCGAGGCCATCGACATCGCCCTGCGCGCCCTGATCAATCCGGGCGACGAGGTGATCTACCACGAGCCTTGTTACGTGTCGTATTCGCCGAGCATTGTGATGGCCTATGGCAATGCGGTGGGTGTCCACACGAAGAAGAGCGATGGCTTCTCGCTGAAGCCGGAAGAGCTTGCCAAGGTCATCACCCCGAAGAGCCGGGTGCTGATGCTGAATTTCCCAACGAATCCCACCGGAGCCACCGCCAGCCGGGAGGATCTGGAAGGCATCGCGAAGCTCTGCATCGAGCACGACCTCTTCGTCCTGACGGACGAGATCTACAGCGAGCTGCGCTACGATGCTAATGAGGAGCACGTCTCCATCGCCTCGCTGCCTGGCATGAAGGAGCGGACGGTGCTGCTGCACGGCTTCTCGAAGGCTTTCGCGATGACCGGCTTCCGCCTCGGCTATGCCTGTGCGCCGCAGCCGATCACCGAGGCGATGATGAAGATCCACCAGTACTCGATGCTCTGCGCACCGATCATGAGCCAGATGGCCGCGATCGAGGCGCTGGAGAATGGAGCACCGGAAGTCGCCAAGATGCGCGACGCCTATCACCAGCGCCGCGACTTCCTCGTGAAGCGCCTGAACCAGATGGGGCTGAGCTGCCACTCGCCGGGTGGAGCCTTCTACGTTTTCCCGGACATCCGCGAGACGGGGCTTTCCTCGAAGGAATTCGCCATGCGTCTGCTGGAGGAGGAAGGCGTCGCCGCCGTTCCTGGCAGTGCCTTCGGCGAGTCCGGCGAGGGCTTCCTTCGCTGCTGCTATGCGACCGGCTTCGACGATCTGAAGCTGGCAATGGACAAGATGGAGCGCTTCGTCGGCCGTCTTTGA
- a CDS encoding CAAX prenyl protease-related protein, whose translation MTGEQRDPDSLRLGHSDAWARAHIIPFAVFMGFLLLLQVFANFFGWEHPAAPWWRHWPEQWIYPLQTIVTLVLVAKWWKYYEFRWSWKWSAVGVVFGAVGIGFWLLPTVMYDRLGLTGETTGWMKWLGLAEREKGFNPAEAFGDGTPAYWAALVMRFVRAAVVVALVEEIMWRSFMMRFVSDWEGDYWKRPFGQASWKSYLLVTGLFMVAHSPTDYAGAFIYGSLTYVLCIWSKNLGACVVMHAVANLLMGLFAITYGKYGLW comes from the coding sequence ATGACCGGGGAACAACGAGATCCTGACTCGCTACGCCTCGGTCATTCCGATGCTTGGGCGCGCGCCCATATCATACCCTTCGCGGTATTCATGGGCTTCCTGCTGCTCTTGCAGGTGTTTGCCAATTTTTTCGGATGGGAGCACCCCGCCGCACCATGGTGGCGGCACTGGCCTGAGCAGTGGATCTATCCACTGCAAACCATCGTGACACTGGTCCTCGTGGCCAAGTGGTGGAAGTACTACGAATTCCGTTGGTCGTGGAAGTGGTCCGCGGTCGGCGTCGTCTTCGGTGCGGTCGGCATCGGCTTCTGGCTGCTGCCGACGGTGATGTATGACCGCCTCGGTCTCACCGGTGAGACCACCGGGTGGATGAAGTGGCTGGGACTGGCAGAGCGGGAGAAAGGCTTCAATCCCGCAGAGGCATTCGGCGATGGCACGCCTGCCTATTGGGCGGCGCTGGTCATGCGCTTCGTGCGGGCGGCGGTGGTCGTCGCGCTGGTGGAGGAGATCATGTGGCGCTCCTTCATGATGCGCTTCGTCAGCGATTGGGAAGGGGACTACTGGAAGCGGCCCTTTGGACAGGCGTCATGGAAATCCTACCTGCTCGTCACGGGGCTCTTCATGGTGGCGCACTCGCCCACCGACTATGCAGGGGCTTTCATCTATGGCTCGCTGACTTACGTGCTCTGCATCTGGAGCAAGAATCTCGGGGCCTGCGTGGTGATGCATGCCGTGGCCAATCTTCTGATGGGCCTTTTCGCGATCACCTACGGCAAATACGGCCTGTGGTGA
- a CDS encoding putative manganese-dependent inorganic diphosphatase: MEPPRRQLPFYVIGHKNPDTDAICSAIGNAALLRATGEPNAVAARCGEVPARTAWVLEKAGIETPPLVSDVRTSAGLICRRDVVQVSPTDTFLVAYRRMLASGVRCVPVVGDDGSVQGILRYLDLLELLVPGDGSGLQARTVNVSLGKIATTLQAESVGAEMPPPDVEEELVLLVGASSQSTVDRRLKQAAKEGNVSNFFVICGDRPVVQHYAIENGARALLVTGGNGVESSLRDMARKRGVVILMCNQDTASCSTLIRCSRTVRHVMETTYSTVPEDEPVSRVRKGLASLEQDLFPVIDHHGEMIGVLSKSDLIDPPRTRLALVDHNEFAQAVTGVEECEIVEVIDHHRLAGDLVSREPIRFLNEPVGSTSTLVARKFRHRYLEPDKGTALCLCAGIIADTLCLTSPTTTELDHEMLGWLSGLADIDPASFKEEFFAVGSLLATGTADSILNADRKEFVDEGAKVTIAQVEELGLQGFEPRREELEKALKALAADNAYELAVLVVTDIAEHHSVVLAAGNPRYVANLPYARIDASLYDAPGVVSRKKQIFPAVCQALRKSG; this comes from the coding sequence ATGGAACCGCCTCGCCGCCAGCTCCCGTTTTACGTCATCGGACACAAGAACCCCGATACGGACGCGATTTGCTCCGCCATCGGAAACGCTGCGCTGCTGCGTGCCACGGGCGAGCCGAATGCCGTCGCGGCTCGTTGTGGCGAGGTGCCGGCCCGAACCGCGTGGGTGCTGGAGAAGGCGGGCATCGAGACTCCTCCGCTGGTCTCCGACGTGCGGACTTCCGCCGGCCTGATCTGCCGCCGGGACGTGGTGCAGGTTTCTCCCACGGACACATTCCTAGTCGCCTACCGCCGGATGCTCGCCAGCGGCGTCCGCTGCGTGCCAGTGGTCGGAGATGATGGCTCGGTGCAGGGGATTCTCCGCTACCTCGATCTTCTTGAGCTTCTGGTCCCCGGGGACGGCAGCGGGCTGCAGGCGCGGACGGTGAATGTCTCGCTCGGCAAGATCGCCACGACCCTGCAAGCGGAGAGTGTCGGCGCGGAGATGCCCCCGCCGGATGTGGAGGAAGAGCTGGTCCTGCTCGTCGGCGCATCCTCGCAGAGCACCGTCGACCGCCGCCTGAAGCAGGCGGCGAAGGAGGGGAACGTGAGCAATTTCTTCGTGATCTGCGGCGACCGTCCCGTCGTCCAGCACTACGCCATCGAGAATGGTGCCCGTGCGCTGCTCGTCACGGGCGGGAATGGCGTCGAATCCTCGCTGCGCGACATGGCCCGGAAGCGTGGCGTGGTCATCCTGATGTGCAATCAGGACACGGCGAGCTGCTCGACGCTCATCCGCTGCTCGCGGACCGTGCGCCACGTGATGGAGACGACTTACTCCACGGTCCCGGAGGATGAGCCGGTCTCGCGCGTGCGAAAGGGACTCGCTTCGTTGGAGCAGGATCTTTTCCCGGTGATCGACCATCACGGAGAGATGATCGGTGTCCTCTCGAAGTCCGACCTGATCGATCCGCCTCGGACCCGCTTGGCACTGGTCGATCACAATGAATTTGCCCAAGCCGTCACGGGCGTGGAGGAGTGCGAGATCGTCGAGGTGATCGACCATCACCGCCTCGCAGGCGACCTCGTGTCGCGTGAGCCGATCCGCTTCCTCAATGAGCCGGTTGGTTCCACTTCCACACTGGTCGCGCGGAAATTCCGCCACCGCTATCTGGAGCCGGACAAGGGGACCGCGCTTTGCCTGTGCGCCGGGATCATCGCGGACACGCTTTGCCTCACCTCGCCGACCACCACGGAGCTCGATCACGAGATGCTCGGATGGCTGAGCGGACTCGCGGACATCGATCCTGCGAGCTTCAAGGAAGAATTCTTCGCCGTGGGATCGCTGCTGGCCACCGGGACGGCGGACTCGATTCTCAATGCGGACCGCAAGGAGTTCGTGGACGAAGGCGCGAAGGTTACCATTGCGCAGGTCGAGGAACTCGGACTGCAGGGCTTTGAGCCCCGACGGGAGGAGCTTGAAAAAGCCCTGAAGGCCTTGGCCGCGGACAATGCCTACGAGTTGGCCGTCCTGGTGGTGACCGACATCGCGGAGCACCACAGCGTGGTACTTGCCGCGGGAAATCCGCGCTATGTCGCGAATCTCCCGTATGCCCGCATCGATGCCAGCCTCTACGATGCACCGGGCGTGGTCAGCCGGAAGAAGCAAATCTTCCCGGCTGTCTGCCAAGCGCTTCGCAAGTCGGGCTGA
- a CDS encoding DUF1801 domain-containing protein, producing the protein MTDPPAEKKDRPGKLEKNSDGVVLLSGGNPQIAKGYGDAPVQAYIEAMPGWKRDIGRQLDDLVTRTVPGVKKAVKWNSPFYGVEGKGWFLNVHCLTKYVKVTFFAGKSLKPNPPGSTPKSGESSWIDIHEGKFDEAQMTKWLKQAAKLPGWIP; encoded by the coding sequence CTGACCGATCCGCCTGCCGAGAAGAAGGACAGGCCCGGGAAGTTGGAGAAGAACAGCGACGGCGTGGTCCTCCTGTCGGGAGGAAATCCGCAGATCGCGAAGGGCTATGGCGATGCTCCAGTGCAGGCTTACATCGAGGCAATGCCCGGCTGGAAGCGCGACATCGGCAGACAGCTCGACGACCTGGTCACGCGTACCGTGCCCGGCGTGAAGAAAGCGGTGAAATGGAATTCACCCTTCTACGGAGTCGAGGGGAAAGGGTGGTTTCTCAATGTCCACTGCCTCACCAAATATGTGAAAGTCACCTTCTTTGCAGGGAAATCACTCAAGCCCAATCCTCCGGGCAGCACCCCGAAGAGCGGGGAATCGAGCTGGATCGACATCCACGAAGGCAAATTCGACGAAGCCCAAATGACGAAGTGGCTGAAGCAGGCCGCCAAACTGCCGGGCTGGATTCCTTGA
- a CDS encoding multidrug efflux RND transporter permease subunit, which translates to MPFFFIQRPIFAWVVSMFIMLAGLLALRSLPVAQYPEIAPPTISLTTSYPGASAKVVEETVTSVIEREMNGAPGLLYMSGTSDSTGAVSLKIAFRQGIDADIAAVEVQNRLSVVEQRLPEVVRRGGIRIEKAADNIQLFVSLSSSDPKYDTVALGELASSRVVDVLKRVPGVGQVQVFGAEKAMRIWPDPEKLTSLDLTADDVVNAVRSNNARVIVGDIGSHEVPANAPLSATIVTDDTLDTPEDFGEILLRTRADGSAVKLKDVARIALGGSDYLIISGVNDRAASGMGIKLAPGSNALDVVEGIKKAMAEVERFLPAGVQYEIPYDTSPFVAASIKKVVMTLFEAIGLVFIVMYLFMQNFRATLIPTLVVPIALLGTLGVMLAMGFSINVLTMFSMVLAIGILVDDAIVVVENVERIMKEEGLGPREATVKAMKQIGGAIIGITVVLVSVFIPMAFFSGAVGNIYRQFALTLSVSIAFSAFLALSLTPALCATLLKPVDHDHHERKGFFGWFNRTFDKASNRYARIVGSLIRRPLRYSVAFLAVVAATALLYMRLPTSFLPNEDQGSFIVTVGLPQGTTQTETRKVLAEINEHMLENEPVAYSFSIAGFSIFGNGPNSGMVFTTLKPWAERKDPESHVTEIVKRFNAKFGARPNGMIFGLTTPPLPELGSSTAGFDFRLQNRGGLPYTEFVAARDQLIQMAAQDPALSNVMFAGMPDTPQLKLDIDRAKAQAMGVTIDSINSTLAVMFGSDYVGDFILNGQVRRIIVQADGPSRVGIDDVKKLRVRNADGEMVQIGAFAETSWITGPPNLARYNGYPSFSLAGEAAAGRSSGEAMAAMEALVDKLPEGIGYEWSGQSYEEKMSGSQAIVLYALSILIVFLSLAALYESWSIPLSVILAVPLGILGAVAGVALRDMPNDIYFRVGLIAIIGLSAKNAILIVEVAKDLYAEGKSLFDATVEASRLRLRPIIMTSLAFGIGVIPLAFASGASSGAQNAIGTGVLGGITTATVLAVFFVPLFFVIIGRFSKKPEKMEA; encoded by the coding sequence ATGCCTTTCTTTTTCATCCAGCGGCCCATCTTCGCATGGGTGGTGTCGATGTTCATCATGCTCGCGGGCTTGCTCGCGCTGCGTTCGCTGCCGGTCGCGCAGTATCCGGAGATCGCGCCGCCCACCATCAGCCTCACCACCAGCTACCCCGGTGCCTCGGCAAAGGTGGTGGAGGAAACGGTGACGTCCGTGATCGAGCGCGAGATGAATGGTGCGCCGGGCCTGCTCTACATGTCCGGCACCAGCGATTCCACCGGAGCCGTCTCGCTGAAGATCGCATTCCGCCAAGGCATCGATGCGGACATCGCGGCCGTGGAAGTGCAAAACCGCCTCAGTGTGGTGGAGCAGCGTCTGCCGGAAGTGGTTCGCCGCGGCGGCATCCGCATCGAGAAGGCGGCGGACAATATCCAGCTCTTCGTCTCCCTTTCCTCCAGCGATCCGAAGTATGACACCGTGGCGCTGGGCGAGCTCGCATCGTCCCGCGTGGTCGATGTGCTGAAGCGCGTGCCCGGCGTTGGCCAGGTGCAGGTCTTCGGCGCGGAAAAGGCGATGCGCATCTGGCCGGACCCGGAGAAGCTCACCTCGCTCGACCTGACTGCGGATGACGTGGTGAATGCCGTGCGCAGCAACAACGCGCGCGTCATCGTCGGCGATATCGGCAGCCACGAGGTGCCGGCGAATGCCCCGCTGAGCGCGACGATCGTCACGGACGACACGCTGGATACGCCGGAGGACTTCGGCGAGATCCTGCTGCGCACGCGGGCCGATGGCTCCGCGGTGAAGCTGAAGGACGTGGCGCGCATCGCGCTGGGCGGCAGCGATTACCTGATCATCTCCGGCGTGAATGACCGCGCGGCGAGCGGCATGGGCATCAAGCTCGCGCCGGGCTCGAACGCGCTGGACGTGGTGGAAGGCATCAAGAAGGCGATGGCTGAGGTGGAGCGATTCCTTCCGGCGGGCGTCCAATACGAGATCCCCTACGACACGTCCCCCTTCGTTGCGGCATCGATCAAGAAAGTGGTGATGACCCTCTTCGAGGCGATCGGCCTCGTCTTCATCGTGATGTATCTCTTCATGCAGAATTTCCGCGCCACGCTGATCCCCACGCTGGTGGTGCCGATCGCGCTGCTTGGGACGCTGGGAGTGATGCTCGCGATGGGCTTCTCCATCAACGTGCTCACCATGTTCAGCATGGTGTTGGCGATCGGTATCCTCGTGGACGACGCCATCGTCGTGGTGGAGAACGTGGAGCGCATCATGAAGGAGGAAGGCCTCGGTCCTCGCGAGGCCACCGTGAAGGCGATGAAGCAGATCGGCGGCGCGATCATCGGCATCACCGTGGTGCTGGTCTCCGTCTTCATCCCCATGGCGTTCTTCTCGGGAGCGGTGGGCAACATCTATCGCCAGTTCGCGCTGACGCTCTCGGTGTCCATCGCCTTCTCCGCCTTCCTCGCGCTCTCGCTGACGCCCGCGCTCTGCGCCACGCTGCTGAAGCCGGTGGATCACGACCACCACGAGCGGAAAGGATTCTTCGGATGGTTCAACCGTACCTTCGACAAGGCGAGCAACCGCTATGCCCGCATCGTCGGTTCGCTGATCCGCCGCCCGCTGCGCTACTCCGTGGCCTTCCTCGCGGTGGTGGCCGCCACCGCCTTGCTCTACATGCGCCTGCCCACGTCCTTCCTGCCGAATGAAGACCAGGGATCCTTCATCGTCACCGTGGGATTGCCGCAGGGCACCACGCAGACGGAGACGAGGAAGGTGCTCGCGGAGATCAACGAGCACATGCTGGAAAACGAGCCGGTGGCCTACAGCTTCTCCATCGCGGGCTTCAGTATCTTCGGCAACGGGCCGAACAGCGGCATGGTCTTCACCACGCTGAAGCCATGGGCCGAGCGCAAGGACCCCGAGTCGCACGTCACCGAGATCGTGAAGCGCTTCAACGCGAAATTCGGCGCGCGTCCGAATGGCATGATCTTCGGCCTGACCACGCCTCCGCTGCCGGAGCTGGGCTCGTCCACGGCGGGCTTTGACTTCCGCCTGCAGAACCGCGGCGGACTTCCTTACACGGAATTCGTTGCCGCACGCGACCAGCTCATCCAGATGGCGGCGCAGGATCCCGCGCTGTCGAACGTGATGTTCGCCGGCATGCCCGATACGCCCCAGCTCAAGCTGGACATCGACCGCGCCAAGGCACAGGCGATGGGTGTCACCATCGACTCGATCAACTCGACGCTCGCCGTGATGTTCGGCTCCGACTACGTCGGCGACTTCATCCTGAACGGCCAAGTGCGCCGCATCATCGTGCAGGCGGACGGACCGAGCCGCGTGGGCATTGACGACGTGAAGAAGCTGCGCGTCCGCAATGCCGACGGCGAGATGGTGCAGATCGGCGCCTTCGCCGAGACAAGTTGGATCACCGGCCCGCCGAATCTGGCGCGCTACAATGGCTACCCGTCCTTCTCGCTCGCAGGCGAGGCCGCGGCGGGTCGCAGCAGCGGCGAGGCGATGGCCGCGATGGAAGCACTGGTGGACAAGCTGCCGGAAGGCATCGGCTACGAGTGGTCCGGCCAATCCTACGAGGAAAAGATGTCCGGCTCGCAGGCCATCGTCCTCTACGCGCTCTCCATCCTGATCGTCTTCCTCTCGCTGGCGGCGCTCTATGAAAGCTGGTCCATCCCGCTTTCCGTGATCCTCGCCGTGCCGCTCGGCATCCTGGGCGCGGTGGCGGGCGTGGCGCTGCGCGACATGCCAAATGACATCTACTTCCGCGTGGGTCTCATCGCGATCATCGGTCTCTCCGCGAAGAATGCCATCCTGATCGTGGAAGTGGCGAAGGACCTGTATGCGGAGGGCAAGAGCCTCTTCGACGCGACGGTGGAAGCATCACGCCTGCGCCTGCGGCCGATCATCATGACTTCGCTCGCCTTCGGCATCGGGGTCATTCCGCTCGCCTTCGCCTCCGGAGCGAGTTCCGGCGCTCAGAATGCCATCGGGACCGGCGTGCTCGGCGGCATCACCACGGCGACGGTGCTGGCGGTGTTCTTCGTCCCGCTGTTCTTCGTGATCATCGGGAGATTCTCGAAGAAGCCGGAGAAGATGGAGGCATGA
- a CDS encoding rhomboid family intramembrane serine protease, with translation MDENASEETLPDLVPVGAWHSLREAQEHALVVLAMNRECWIFPASGQYALLAPSAEEPGIRHEFALYESEQSQRRERIEPPVFPAGLGLAFLWALSLLVVFLWQGRDPGLVDRFLNSSQALVEHGEWWRAFTALFLHADAGHLLSNIGIGGIFCVMVAHTVGAWRGWALILAGGTLGNLANAWARYPDHFNSLGASTATFAAVGVLTGVAMMRAWRLHSWRELRLLTVPLLTGFIVLGLWGSGGGGPDAGRVDVAGHFSGWASGLLLGAVAQKFERTKSDASV, from the coding sequence ATGGACGAAAATGCGAGCGAGGAGACCCTGCCGGACCTGGTTCCAGTAGGTGCCTGGCATTCCCTGCGGGAGGCGCAGGAGCACGCGCTGGTGGTGCTGGCGATGAACCGCGAATGCTGGATCTTCCCTGCCTCCGGCCAATACGCACTGCTGGCCCCGTCCGCCGAAGAGCCGGGCATTCGCCATGAGTTCGCGCTCTATGAAAGCGAGCAATCCCAGAGGCGCGAAAGGATCGAGCCGCCGGTGTTTCCCGCCGGGCTCGGGCTCGCCTTTCTCTGGGCGCTCTCGCTGCTTGTCGTCTTCTTGTGGCAAGGCCGGGACCCGGGGTTGGTAGATCGTTTCCTGAATTCTAGCCAGGCGCTCGTCGAGCATGGCGAGTGGTGGCGGGCCTTCACGGCGCTCTTCCTCCATGCGGATGCCGGGCACCTGCTGTCGAATATCGGCATCGGCGGAATCTTCTGCGTGATGGTGGCCCATACCGTGGGTGCCTGGCGGGGCTGGGCTCTCATCCTCGCCGGCGGAACGTTGGGGAATCTGGCAAATGCCTGGGCCCGCTATCCCGATCACTTCAATTCGCTCGGGGCGTCCACCGCCACCTTTGCCGCGGTCGGCGTATTGACCGGCGTGGCGATGATGCGTGCGTGGCGGCTTCACTCGTGGCGGGAGTTGCGCCTGCTGACCGTGCCGCTGCTGACGGGCTTCATCGTGCTCGGCCTCTGGGGTTCCGGTGGCGGCGGGCCGGATGCCGGGCGGGTGGATGTGGCGGGGCACTTCTCCGGTTGGGCGAGCGGTCTGCTGTTAGGCGCGGTGGCGCAGAAATTCGAGCGGACGAAATCGGATGCGTCGGTCTAG
- a CDS encoding metal ABC transporter substrate-binding protein — protein sequence MRLTALLAALLTLPLAAAELKVASLHPLIGDLAKQVGGERVEVVDLIGKNGDPHHFEPAAADLQKAGDAKLYLASGMGMESYLKSLRGILGAKAEVVEIGKDLPSIEGECDHEGHDHSHHEHEIDPHWWHSIDLFRRAATITADTFAKADPAGAETYKKNAADYRTKLDELERWTRKEIARVPRDKRHLATAHAAFGYFCKDHNFEPISVQGVNREQMPDPKRLAALVAELKEHKVGAIFPEKESNPKILEALTKDTGIKLGEALIADGSTAESYEAMMRHNVTAIVAGLGGK from the coding sequence ATGCGCCTGACCGCTCTTCTCGCTGCACTCCTCACCCTGCCCTTGGCTGCCGCTGAATTGAAAGTGGCCAGCCTTCATCCGCTCATCGGCGATCTCGCCAAGCAAGTGGGCGGCGAACGCGTGGAGGTCGTAGACCTCATCGGGAAAAATGGCGATCCCCACCACTTTGAGCCCGCCGCCGCGGATCTCCAGAAAGCCGGTGACGCAAAGCTCTATCTGGCATCCGGCATGGGAATGGAGAGCTATCTCAAGTCACTCCGCGGCATTCTCGGCGCGAAGGCAGAAGTCGTGGAAATCGGCAAGGATCTCCCTTCCATCGAGGGCGAATGCGATCATGAGGGGCACGATCACTCGCACCACGAGCATGAGATCGACCCGCACTGGTGGCACTCGATCGATCTCTTCCGCCGCGCGGCAACGATCACCGCCGACACCTTCGCCAAGGCCGACCCGGCCGGCGCCGAGACCTATAAGAAGAACGCCGCCGACTACCGAACCAAGCTCGACGAACTCGAGCGCTGGACCCGTAAGGAGATCGCCCGCGTTCCCCGCGACAAGCGGCATCTCGCCACGGCTCACGCTGCCTTCGGTTACTTCTGCAAGGATCACAACTTCGAGCCGATCTCCGTCCAAGGCGTAAACCGCGAGCAAATGCCCGACCCGAAGCGACTCGCCGCACTGGTAGCAGAATTGAAGGAGCACAAGGTCGGCGCGATCTTCCCTGAAAAGGAGTCGAACCCCAAGATCCTCGAAGCCCTGACCAAGGACACCGGCATCAAGCTCGGTGAGGCATTGATCGCAGACGGATCCACCGCCGAGAGCTACGAGGCAATGATGCGTCACAATGTGACCGCCATTGTCGCGGGCCTGGGCGGCAAGTGA
- the rnc gene encoding ribonuclease III, with amino-acid sequence MESLESRLGYKFRNSLLLAEAMTHPSLAYESQRPHFDNQRLEFLGDAVLQLILTEDLYRMFPDFPEGRLTKLRSQLVSRRALARFALSIDLGSYVLLGKGEEATGGRRRMSTLADGFEALIGAVYLDIGYTGARDLVLRLFQSEIEALAGSPEERNPKGELQECLQSIHPQAPNYRMLGESGPDHRKVFQAEVSWRGLVLATGKGKSKKEAEARAAGEALRTRLWEKQ; translated from the coding sequence ATGGAAAGTCTCGAGAGCCGCCTCGGATACAAGTTTCGCAATTCGCTTCTGTTAGCAGAGGCGATGACTCATCCGAGCCTCGCCTACGAGTCCCAGCGGCCTCACTTCGACAATCAGCGTCTGGAGTTCCTTGGCGATGCCGTGCTCCAGCTGATCCTGACCGAGGACCTTTACCGGATGTTTCCGGATTTCCCGGAAGGCCGTCTTACCAAGCTGCGTTCGCAGCTTGTCTCCCGCAGGGCGCTCGCGCGGTTCGCGCTGAGCATCGACCTGGGAAGCTATGTTTTGTTGGGCAAAGGCGAAGAGGCCACGGGTGGCCGCCGCCGCATGTCCACGTTGGCCGATGGATTTGAAGCGCTGATCGGCGCGGTCTATCTGGATATCGGCTATACCGGTGCCCGCGATCTGGTGCTGCGTCTTTTCCAATCGGAGATCGAGGCGCTGGCCGGTAGCCCGGAAGAGCGCAATCCGAAAGGGGAGCTGCAGGAGTGCCTGCAGTCGATCCATCCCCAGGCTCCGAACTACCGCATGCTCGGCGAGAGCGGCCCCGATCACCGCAAGGTCTTCCAGGCTGAGGTCTCGTGGCGCGGTCTGGTCCTCGCGACGGGGAAGGGGAAGAGCAAGAAGGAAGCCGAAGCCCGCGCCGCCGGCGAGGCGCTGCGGACGCGGCTGTGGGAGAAGCAGTGA